The Gambusia affinis linkage group LG05, SWU_Gaff_1.0, whole genome shotgun sequence region TGTTGTAAAACACAGCCATGAAGGCCTTCTCTCTCAAACTTTAATACTTTGTGAGAACAAGTAATTGTATCCTaactaacatttatttaatcaacaCCGGTAATACCTGTAACACAGATGTGAAGACGAATGCCCCACATACTGTTCATAAGCGGCGCTCATGTTGAGCCTCGCATGGTGTATTTATAAGTTGTCCGATGGAACTTGAACGCATCGCCCAGTGcgtcacaggtcttaaattgaGCAGCAGAGCAGTTGAAGTTTCAGTCCCGAGGGTCTAGTTTGATAAGGACGGTTGAtctaaaaccagaaccagaaactgttctctttggagttttatttcttaaataaaacttCCTCCAGATGACTCTGACTCAGGAGCGACCGCTGACTTATGCCAAAATGAAGGGGCTTGTTACATTTATCTCAGGTAGGTCgtcatttttaagtttaattgaaaagtaaaattagcTGTTAGCCTAAAtatcgtcaccttcctaaaatactGGACTAAGTAATTTTGGGCTAAAAGTGTTTCCCCCCCACCTCTAAATCGTCTTTTGACAAAAAGAGGtggtaattttaaaaaatgcctttaatttttttgcgtgtgtgtggCCAAAATCACGTTTAGCaaaatttgacattattttacGAAAGTCATTATATGAAACATCGCAAAGTATttggaaaatgtcttaaataaaatattcctcaATAGGACATATGGGTTtatattgaataattttatttattaaattaatattaaaataatttaacataaaattgcCTGTTGATATCACTTGGTTACTCCAGAAAGCTAATAAATTCCGTTTAATGTTCAGTACGACCTCACTTTGAAAGCTGCCAGACATCATCAGACTAAATCCAGCTAGTACATTCTTATGTAATTGACTAACCCACCCCCTCTCTGcctgtctctctgtccatcTGTCTTACAGATGTgctgaaagagaagaaagttGGCTTCAGCGATTTCTTGCACAAACTTGTTTCCACCCAGAAGCCCTGCCAACAGTAAGTTAGCAAAGAAAAtaagactttcttttttaaaaactttgagtCCAGCCCTTTAACCCTTTGCTGTGCTTGACCTCCCGATTGCAGCCTGGACACCCAGAAACTGCTGCAGAGACAGAGCAAGCTGAGGAGACAGAAGCAGGAGAAAGCTCCCTCGGTGAGTTCAGATCTGGTGGAGGAATCTTAGGAGACGCTGCCTCAGCGTTGACAGCAGATGAAACCCAATCCCACCTTCTGACTGACAATCCCTcccctctctgtctgtctttcttttttttttttttagagcctGGTGAACACAGAAACCTCACAGTGAGTCCCACCCACTCACAGCGTTTTTCTTGACACGAGAAAAAGTTTTTGCTTCACATTACAGAGCAACCCCTTTCTTTTGTAGCAGTCAGTTGAGAAGCACATTGAAGGTCCATGGGAGGGTCCCCTAATTGGCTCCTGACCTTGAGAGCCCACGTCACAGGTTGTGGCATTAGCAATTATGAGGGCTTTTAGAGGGAAAACCCCCCCCCCCgaacaaataaacataaaagaacCAAGGTTAACTTATTATGTGGCCACATTATGTATGTAGCACCATCACTCCATTTGCATACTTGTCTTACAATCATTAATACATTTCTTGCTACTTACcactgttttctgtctttgtcttcACCAGAGTGAAACCTTCAGACTTTGACTACCTCAAAGTTATTGGCACAGGAAGCTTTGgaaaggtatttttttcattaatatattagtttttatctataaaagctgtgaaatgataaataaaaaactgaaatgtataaCAGGTGTTGCTGGCAAGACACAGAAAACAAGGAGGTTACTACGCAGTTAAAGTCCTGGACAAGCAGATGATCATCGAGAGGAAAGAGGTCTGTCCTTCTGTGTTTCGTTGTGTCTGTCCATCTGTGTGTCTGTTTTCCTGTCTAACTGTGTCTGTGGGTTGTGTCTCTGCAGCAAAGGCATGTGATGGTTGAAAGGAGTGTGCTGCTGAAGGGTCTAAAACATCCATTCCTGGTGGGGCTGCACTTCTCCTTCCAGACACCAAAGACGATCTACTTTGTCCTAGACTTTGCAAACGGAGGAGAGGTATGTGGGTTAGTGAAATCCTTTGTCTGATTGAGTCTCACAAATCCTCTCTAGAGTTTAATTTCTGTGcttctttcagctgttttaccaCCTGCAGAGAGAGGGTTCGTTTCCAGAACCCCGAGCTGCTTTCTACGCTGCAGAGATCGCCGCTGCGCTGGGATATCTCCACTCTCTGAGCATCGTTTACAGGTGCACAGATGAAACATGGCTTTAGATAACTGTCAGCGGTTGTGCAAGTTTGGCTAAAGTTCAGTTAAAGACCTTACAGAAAAAATagtagactttttaaaattatgcaacATAACTAATCATTAGCTGAAACATTTAGGTAAGTTaaaatgcaactttattctctatggttgctgttttttactttttgcatgTGATGCTTTTACACCGTACaggtttccttcatgttttaaatgtaataagaGGAAAACTACTGAAATCCCTGATTTCAAGTCAAACAATagttatgttgttttgttaacaGCAAATGAGCTCGTCATAAATAAGTGACACATTTTTATATCCCAATGGAAACTAACTGGTTTAGTCAGAAGAGCCTTTTTCGGAGACAGGACGTTCTACCTTGCTTTCTCTGGAAGGGTTTTTACTGCCGTACATAAGGAGCTTTACAGTTTTGCCAAAGTGTAAAAATTGCCTCAATTTCTTGATTAGA contains the following coding sequences:
- the sgk2b gene encoding serine/threonine-protein kinase Sgk2b, producing the protein MTLTQERPLTYAKMKGLVTFISDVLKEKKVGFSDFLHKLVSTQKPCQHLDTQKLLQRQSKLRRQKQEKAPSSLVNTETSQVKPSDFDYLKVIGTGSFGKVLLARHRKQGGYYAVKVLDKQMIIERKEQRHVMVERSVLLKGLKHPFLVGLHFSFQTPKTIYFVLDFANGGELFYHLQREGSFPEPRAAFYAAEIAAALGYLHSLSIVYRDLKPENVLLDSEGHVMLTDFGLCKEGVAVGGITHTFCGTPEYLAPEVLLGHPYSPAVDWWGLGAVLFEMLSGLPPFYSCSRLEMLENILYSPLRLPSGLSEGTQSLLKGLLERNISKRLGQRLDIEELKEHQFFASINWDDLIARKVRPPFIPKVTSPCDVCYIAPAFTLQPVPASVSDRAEAAASSATFAGFSFMNPAE